From a single Prosthecobacter sp. genomic region:
- a CDS encoding Tex family protein translates to MSAANELNINVAHVERVAKELGLRAIQVVATAKLFADGATVPFIARYRKEATGSMDEVQILNVKERMEQLVALDDRRGAIVKSLEERKLMTDILRVKIDKAETINALEDIFAPFRPKRRTRATIAKEKGLEPLADFIEANLMTQGVDLSAEAAKFVNTTHETEELRVKDAADALSGARDIIAERISDHAEARATLRKFFTEQSTVISKVMFGKETDEEAQKFRDYFDWSEPLKSIPSHRMLAIRRGEKEGFLLMRITPPEDTAVKMLENIFVKGGNVCSDQMKLACADSYKRLMSSSMETETRLESKKKADTESVRVFADNLRELLLAAPLGQKRVLGIDPGFRTGCKVVVLDAQGQLLFNDVIYLLGDGNSLVQAKTLLLNLIERFKIQAIAIGNGTASRETEMFVNKIGIPKAIPVIMVNESGASIYSASEVAREEFPTQDITVRGSVSIARRLMDPLAELVKLDPKSIGVGQYQHDVDQNLLKSSLDNVVISAVNGVGVELNTASKQLLSYVSGLNSSHAANIVAFRNENGPFKTRKDLLKVPRLGDKAFEQAAGFLRIRDAAHPLDASAVHPERYLLVEKMAAEIGCTVGDLMQRADLRQKIDLKKYVSEDVGLPTLQDIMNELAKPGRDPRKQFEVFNFAEGVSEMKHLTVGMKLPGIVTNVTAFGAFVDIGVHQDGLVHVSQLSDTFVRDAAEVVKVAQRVQVTVTEVDIPRKRIALSMKSKPDFEKKVGSGGPRPAGAAPGGQRSFTSSGGGNRSSGGGMGNPFGGGGGGDWFTAAAQKGKK, encoded by the coding sequence ATGTCTGCTGCCAACGAACTCAACATCAATGTCGCTCACGTCGAGCGTGTCGCCAAGGAACTGGGCCTGCGGGCCATCCAGGTCGTCGCGACGGCCAAATTGTTTGCCGACGGTGCCACGGTGCCGTTCATCGCCCGTTATCGTAAAGAAGCCACGGGGTCGATGGATGAGGTGCAGATCTTGAACGTGAAGGAACGCATGGAGCAACTCGTAGCGCTGGATGACCGACGTGGAGCCATCGTGAAGTCGCTGGAAGAACGCAAGCTGATGACGGACATCCTGCGGGTGAAGATCGACAAAGCGGAGACGATCAATGCGCTGGAAGATATTTTCGCGCCGTTCCGGCCGAAACGTCGCACGCGGGCCACCATCGCGAAGGAAAAAGGCCTGGAGCCGCTGGCGGACTTCATTGAAGCGAATCTGATGACGCAGGGTGTCGATCTGAGCGCTGAGGCGGCGAAGTTTGTGAACACGACTCACGAAACTGAGGAGCTGCGTGTCAAAGATGCCGCCGATGCACTCAGCGGTGCGCGCGACATCATCGCGGAACGCATCAGCGATCATGCGGAGGCGCGTGCGACGCTGCGTAAATTCTTCACGGAGCAGTCCACGGTCATTTCCAAGGTCATGTTTGGCAAGGAGACCGACGAGGAGGCGCAGAAATTCCGCGATTACTTCGACTGGAGCGAGCCGCTGAAGTCGATTCCGTCACACCGCATGCTGGCGATTCGTCGTGGCGAAAAAGAAGGCTTTCTGCTGATGCGCATCACGCCACCGGAGGACACGGCGGTCAAGATGCTCGAAAACATCTTCGTCAAAGGTGGCAATGTGTGCTCGGACCAGATGAAGCTGGCCTGCGCGGACAGTTACAAGCGCTTGATGAGTTCCAGCATGGAAACCGAGACTCGTCTGGAATCCAAGAAGAAGGCCGATACGGAATCGGTGCGCGTGTTTGCCGATAATCTGCGCGAACTGCTGCTGGCGGCTCCGCTGGGCCAGAAACGTGTGTTGGGCATCGATCCGGGCTTCCGCACGGGCTGCAAGGTGGTCGTGCTCGATGCGCAGGGGCAGCTTTTGTTCAACGATGTCATTTACCTGCTCGGCGATGGCAACAGTCTCGTGCAGGCGAAGACGCTGCTGCTGAATTTGATCGAGCGCTTCAAGATTCAGGCCATCGCCATCGGCAATGGGACCGCGAGCCGTGAAACGGAGATGTTCGTGAACAAGATCGGCATTCCAAAGGCGATTCCGGTGATCATGGTGAATGAAAGCGGCGCGTCGATTTACAGTGCCAGCGAAGTGGCGCGTGAGGAGTTCCCAACGCAGGACATCACTGTGCGTGGCTCGGTTTCCATCGCCCGGCGTCTCATGGACCCGTTGGCGGAGTTGGTGAAGCTTGATCCGAAGTCGATCGGCGTGGGGCAGTATCAACATGATGTCGATCAGAACCTGCTCAAGAGCAGTCTCGACAACGTGGTGATTAGCGCGGTGAACGGCGTCGGCGTGGAGCTGAACACGGCGAGCAAGCAGCTCCTCAGTTATGTTTCTGGCCTGAACTCCAGCCATGCCGCCAACATCGTGGCCTTCCGCAACGAGAACGGTCCGTTCAAGACGCGCAAAGACCTGCTCAAGGTGCCACGGCTCGGCGACAAAGCCTTTGAGCAGGCTGCGGGCTTCCTGCGCATCCGCGATGCGGCGCATCCGCTGGATGCGAGTGCGGTGCATCCTGAGCGCTATCTGCTCGTGGAAAAAATGGCCGCTGAGATCGGCTGCACGGTCGGCGACCTCATGCAGCGCGCGGATTTGCGCCAGAAGATCGACCTGAAGAAGTATGTGAGCGAAGACGTGGGCCTGCCGACACTGCAGGACATCATGAACGAACTGGCGAAGCCTGGGCGTGATCCGCGCAAACAGTTCGAGGTCTTCAACTTTGCCGAAGGCGTCAGCGAGATGAAGCATCTCACCGTCGGCATGAAGTTGCCGGGCATCGTGACGAATGTGACGGCCTTTGGCGCCTTCGTGGACATCGGCGTGCATCAGGACGGCCTCGTGCATGTGAGCCAGCTTAGTGACACGTTTGTGCGTGATGCGGCGGAGGTCGTCAAAGTGGCCCAGCGCGTGCAGGTGACGGTTACGGAAGTGGATATTCCACGGAAGCGCATCGCGCTGAGCATGAAATCGAAGCCGGACTTTGAGAAGAAGGTTGGCAGCGGCGGCCCACGGCCTGCGGGTGCAGCTCCTGGCGGTCAGCGCAGCTTCACGAGCAGTGGTGGTGGCAATCGCAGTTCTGGCGGCGGCATGGGCAATCCGTTTGGAGGTGGCGGCGGCGGTGACTGGTTCACGGCGGCGGCGCAGAAGGGGAAGAAGTGA
- a CDS encoding radical SAM protein, which yields MINLTRLYCDVAQPMDHLRYGRGHGSPTSAAERRPIVVWNITRRCNLKCVHCYQDSDSKHYPGELNWEQCQGVVDDLADYKVPALLLSGGEPTIHPKFFELAEYATSKGLRLTLSTNGTRINPEWARRIKDIGFSYVGISLDGMGATHDHFRGKVGAFDKAVAAFRNCKAVGQKVGLRLTLSSHNIAELDAILDFIEQEDIERVCFYHLVYSGRGAELIEVPHEETRGAIDKILDRTAKWAAEGRPREVLTVDQPVDGPYLYMRLKRENPERAARAMELMNWNGGGANSSGTGISNIDTQGNVHPDQFWHELTLGNVKERKFSDIWSNRDNATLNALRDRKQHLTGKCAECSFLNVCGGGFRVRALQMTGDLWAPDPSCYLNEQEIGLAQAA from the coding sequence ATGATCAACCTCACCCGTCTTTACTGTGATGTCGCCCAGCCGATGGACCACCTGCGCTATGGCCGCGGTCACGGCTCACCGACCTCTGCCGCCGAACGTCGCCCCATCGTTGTCTGGAACATCACGCGCCGCTGCAATCTGAAGTGCGTTCATTGTTATCAGGACTCAGACTCAAAGCATTACCCCGGTGAACTGAACTGGGAGCAATGCCAAGGCGTCGTCGACGACCTCGCCGACTACAAAGTGCCCGCCCTGCTGCTTTCCGGCGGTGAGCCGACGATTCATCCCAAATTCTTCGAACTGGCCGAATACGCCACCAGCAAGGGCCTGCGCCTCACTCTTTCCACCAACGGCACGCGGATCAATCCCGAGTGGGCGCGGCGCATCAAGGACATCGGCTTTTCCTACGTCGGCATCTCGCTCGATGGCATGGGGGCCACGCACGATCACTTCCGTGGCAAAGTGGGCGCGTTTGACAAGGCGGTGGCCGCGTTCCGCAACTGCAAGGCTGTCGGCCAGAAAGTCGGTCTGCGACTCACGCTTTCGAGCCACAACATCGCCGAACTCGATGCCATCCTCGACTTCATCGAGCAGGAGGACATCGAACGCGTGTGCTTCTATCACCTCGTCTATAGCGGACGCGGTGCGGAGCTGATAGAAGTGCCCCACGAAGAAACACGCGGTGCCATCGACAAAATCCTCGACCGCACGGCCAAATGGGCTGCCGAAGGCCGTCCACGTGAGGTTTTGACCGTCGATCAGCCGGTGGACGGACCTTACCTCTACATGCGTCTGAAGCGCGAGAACCCGGAGCGGGCCGCACGCGCGATGGAACTCATGAACTGGAACGGCGGCGGCGCGAACAGCAGCGGAACCGGCATCAGCAACATCGACACTCAGGGCAATGTGCATCCCGACCAGTTCTGGCACGAACTCACGCTCGGCAACGTCAAGGAACGCAAGTTCAGTGACATCTGGTCGAATCGTGACAACGCCACGCTCAACGCTCTGCGCGACCGCAAGCAACACCTCACTGGCAAATGCGCCGAATGCAGCTTCCTCAATGTCTGCGGTGGCGGCTTTCGTGTACGCGCCTTGCAAATGACCGGAGATCTCTGGGCTCCTGACCCCTCTTGTTATCTCAACGAGCAGGAAATTGGCCTCGCGCAGGCCGCCTGA
- a CDS encoding sugar phosphate isomerase/epimerase family protein — protein sequence MPRPVTLFTGQWADLSCDTMIQKAKAFGYDGVELACWGDHFEVEKADQAYCDAKRAKLKAAGMQCHAISTHLVGQAVCDNIDPRHAQILSPAIYGDGNPEGVRQRAAEELIKTAHAAKRFGVSVVNGFTGSSIWHLVYSFPPNLPGQIDAGYADFAKRFKPILDEYQKLGIRYALEVHPTEIAFDIASAERALQAIDYHPAFGFNYDPSHFGYQGVDYVKFLYKFSDRIFHVHMKDVSWGIGDGTVGVFGGHVDFHKPSRYWDFKSVGRGKINFELIIRALNDIDYGGPLSVEWEDGAMDREFGATESAAFCKKIDFPPSKIIFDAQFAEASK from the coding sequence ATGCCACGTCCCGTCACACTCTTCACCGGCCAGTGGGCCGATCTTTCCTGCGATACCATGATTCAGAAGGCCAAGGCCTTCGGCTATGACGGCGTCGAACTCGCCTGCTGGGGCGACCACTTTGAGGTCGAGAAAGCCGACCAGGCCTACTGCGATGCCAAGCGCGCGAAATTGAAAGCCGCTGGCATGCAGTGCCACGCCATCTCCACCCACCTCGTCGGTCAGGCCGTGTGCGACAACATCGACCCCCGCCACGCCCAGATCCTGTCTCCGGCGATCTATGGCGACGGCAATCCCGAAGGCGTCCGTCAGCGTGCCGCCGAGGAACTGATCAAGACCGCCCATGCCGCCAAACGTTTCGGCGTCAGCGTCGTCAACGGCTTCACCGGCAGCAGCATCTGGCACCTCGTCTATTCCTTCCCGCCGAATCTCCCCGGCCAGATCGATGCCGGTTACGCCGATTTCGCCAAGCGCTTCAAGCCCATCCTCGATGAATACCAGAAGCTCGGCATCCGCTACGCGCTCGAAGTGCATCCCACCGAGATCGCCTTCGACATCGCCAGCGCCGAGCGTGCGCTCCAGGCCATCGACTACCATCCCGCCTTCGGCTTCAACTACGACCCCAGCCACTTCGGCTACCAGGGCGTCGATTATGTGAAGTTCCTCTACAAGTTCAGCGACCGCATCTTCCACGTTCACATGAAGGACGTCTCATGGGGCATCGGCGACGGCACCGTGGGCGTCTTCGGCGGTCACGTCGATTTCCACAAGCCCAGCCGCTACTGGGACTTCAAGTCCGTCGGGCGTGGCAAGATCAACTTCGAGCTCATCATCCGCGCCCTCAACGACATCGACTACGGCGGCCCGCTCAGCGTCGAATGGGAAGACGGCGCGATGGATCGCGAGTTCGGCGCCACCGAATCCGCCGCCTTCTGCAAAAAGATCGACTTCCCCCCCAGCAAGATCATCTTCGACGCCCAGTTCGCCGAGGCGAGCAAGTAA
- a CDS encoding prepilin-type N-terminal cleavage/methylation domain-containing protein: MKITRRPSQHGFTLVEVSVATTLSVLLLLSLTMAVMNVSHEGRRLADHLDRGARVRLMTGLLVSDLQSAIIRQDGNTWLALDILDKTDNSGTWIEARGQKPVDDSLQLDPREKDSKGREWANPEDYRFGVGGMWLRFIATAADRDVFTDGKAVPGDVNAVSYQLIRRAMPSAGMISDHANASYQLFRSIVRSDQTFDTGYIIDAYSGGAEPGEPGEMKSPSEDSMLCDNIIDFGVIIHEWNDAGKVVQGFPMRHDSLPPLQDEKRYRVPQDGVPALIEVMVRVLSASGARELRVLEQQGVSAERWWEIARRHSRVYSRSMSLPRVL, encoded by the coding sequence ATGAAGATCACCCGCCGGCCCTCGCAGCACGGCTTCACGCTGGTGGAGGTCAGCGTGGCAACGACGCTGTCCGTGCTGCTGCTGCTTTCGCTGACGATGGCGGTGATGAATGTCTCCCACGAAGGGCGGCGGCTGGCGGATCACCTCGATCGTGGCGCACGGGTACGACTGATGACGGGCCTGCTCGTGAGCGACCTGCAATCCGCCATTATTCGCCAGGACGGGAACACCTGGCTCGCCCTCGACATCCTCGATAAAACCGACAACTCCGGCACATGGATCGAGGCCCGGGGCCAGAAGCCCGTAGATGACTCACTGCAGCTCGATCCGCGTGAAAAAGACAGCAAGGGCCGTGAATGGGCGAATCCCGAGGACTACCGTTTCGGTGTCGGCGGCATGTGGCTGCGTTTCATCGCCACCGCCGCAGACCGCGATGTGTTCACCGACGGCAAAGCGGTGCCGGGCGATGTGAACGCCGTCTCCTACCAGCTCATCCGCCGCGCCATGCCCTCCGCAGGCATGATCAGCGACCATGCAAACGCGAGCTACCAGCTCTTCCGCAGCATCGTGCGCTCCGATCAAACTTTTGACACCGGTTACATCATCGATGCCTACTCCGGCGGTGCTGAACCTGGTGAACCGGGCGAAATGAAGTCCCCGTCAGAGGACAGCATGCTCTGTGACAACATCATCGACTTCGGTGTCATCATTCATGAATGGAACGACGCGGGAAAGGTCGTGCAGGGCTTCCCCATGCGACATGACAGCCTGCCGCCGTTGCAGGATGAAAAACGCTACCGCGTGCCTCAGGACGGCGTGCCCGCGCTCATCGAAGTGATGGTGCGTGTGCTCAGCGCCAGCGGTGCCCGTGAACTGCGTGTACTGGAGCAGCAGGGCGTCTCGGCGGAACGCTGGTGGGAGATCGCCCGCCGCCACAGCCGCGTTTACAGCCGCAGCATGTCGCTGCCGCGCGTCTTGTGA
- a CDS encoding amidohydrolase family protein → MKTIVLCMSACVWAGLGMAAEARPKSYGVIKAFLDKVPAIDTHDHLWEWEELPGWREAEDGTKVMNLASIWQNSYLSWFRSVPGWQPKEKFTAWWERAKPGFADVRAMSVYRYTLPALKDLYGVDFEGITDAQAAALNERITMNYRDQRWLYEVITERANIEVVLNDPYWEPFDFESHYGFVANVLRLNPLFRGFHPSEFAVTKGGRKESPYDFAAAKGIKIESFDDYLTFVERVFVLAKEAGLVGLKHTLAYQRTLDFQKVAKEQAVEAFGHPSKDLKPEQVKAFEDFMMWHLCELSAKHGLPFQIHTGHARIQGSNPMLLVDLIAANPKTTFILFHGGYPWVGESGAIAARMPNVYLDSVWLPTLSQTMAKRAFHEWLDVMPSNRILWGADCNHAEGIYGATEFTRRVLAEVLAERVDRGDLRMADAEHIGRQILRENALSVFPGLKTKLWREKQAKMMPR, encoded by the coding sequence ATGAAAACGATTGTGCTCTGCATGAGCGCCTGCGTTTGGGCAGGGCTTGGTATGGCTGCGGAAGCGCGGCCGAAGTCGTATGGGGTGATCAAAGCCTTCCTCGACAAGGTTCCGGCCATCGACACGCATGATCATCTGTGGGAGTGGGAGGAGCTGCCGGGGTGGCGGGAGGCGGAGGATGGGACGAAGGTGATGAATCTGGCGTCGATCTGGCAGAACAGTTACTTGAGCTGGTTTCGGTCGGTACCGGGCTGGCAGCCGAAGGAGAAGTTTACGGCATGGTGGGAACGGGCGAAGCCGGGGTTTGCGGATGTGCGGGCGATGAGCGTTTATCGCTACACGTTGCCGGCGCTGAAGGATCTGTATGGCGTGGACTTTGAAGGCATCACGGATGCTCAGGCAGCGGCGCTGAATGAGCGCATCACGATGAACTATCGCGATCAGCGCTGGCTGTATGAGGTGATCACGGAGCGGGCGAATATCGAGGTGGTGCTGAATGATCCGTATTGGGAGCCGTTCGATTTTGAATCGCACTACGGCTTCGTGGCGAACGTGCTGCGGCTGAATCCGCTGTTTCGCGGGTTTCATCCGTCGGAGTTCGCGGTGACGAAGGGTGGGCGGAAGGAGAGTCCGTATGACTTTGCGGCGGCGAAGGGCATCAAGATCGAGAGCTTCGATGATTACCTGACGTTCGTGGAGCGCGTGTTCGTTTTGGCGAAGGAGGCGGGACTTGTGGGCTTGAAGCACACGCTGGCCTATCAGCGCACGCTGGATTTTCAGAAGGTGGCGAAGGAGCAGGCGGTGGAGGCGTTCGGGCATCCGAGCAAGGACTTGAAGCCGGAGCAGGTGAAGGCGTTCGAGGATTTCATGATGTGGCATCTGTGCGAGTTGAGCGCGAAACATGGGCTGCCGTTTCAGATTCACACGGGCCATGCGCGTATTCAGGGATCGAATCCGATGCTGCTGGTGGATTTGATCGCGGCGAATCCGAAGACGACGTTCATTCTGTTTCACGGCGGCTATCCTTGGGTGGGTGAATCGGGTGCCATTGCGGCGCGGATGCCAAATGTGTATCTCGACTCGGTCTGGCTGCCGACGCTGAGCCAGACGATGGCGAAACGTGCTTTTCATGAATGGTTGGATGTGATGCCGAGCAACCGCATCCTGTGGGGCGCGGACTGCAATCACGCCGAGGGCATTTACGGGGCCACGGAATTCACACGACGGGTGCTGGCGGAGGTTTTGGCCGAGCGTGTGGATCGCGGTGACCTGCGCATGGCGGATGCCGAGCACATCGGGCGGCAGATTTTGCGCGAGAACGCGCTGAGCGTGTTTCCGGGGCTTAAAACGAAGCTGTGGCGTGAGAAGCAGGCCAAGATGATGCCGCGGTGA
- a CDS encoding neutral/alkaline non-lysosomal ceramidase N-terminal domain-containing protein: MKLWLPFLLAVFVIAAAPVAEKPAWKAGAASAKITPEKSMWMAGYAGRTKPSEGVELDLFAKAFVFTDEAGARFALVTMDLIGVPRNLRLAVAERVKKEHGIEPANLAINASHTHSGPELRTSKIFGADDVALREKEAAEYTAKLEDTIVRLIGDVLQKSVPAHLDYSTARCGVSMNRRTPDGKGGWSNFPNPNGPVDQTVPVLKATSGEGKEIAVIFGYSCHCTTLGHQKFSGDYAGYAQQALEQAHPDAVAMFANGCSGDQNPYPRRTMELAQTHGRSLATSVEAALTTNMKRLTGPIRAAYREIPLAYDKLPTKEQLLEEQKSTNKWQATHATRVLQRIEQEGPLPATYPYPVQVVRLGNDLTWVTLGGEVVVDYSLRLKQDIKDPIVWVSGYTNDVMAYIPSLRIWQEGGYEGGGAMIYGTHPTRWSDKTETHIIGTVMELRKNIE, encoded by the coding sequence ATGAAACTCTGGCTGCCCTTCCTTCTCGCCGTTTTTGTCATCGCCGCCGCTCCTGTGGCCGAAAAGCCTGCTTGGAAGGCGGGAGCGGCCTCAGCGAAGATCACGCCGGAGAAGTCGATGTGGATGGCCGGTTATGCGGGGCGGACGAAACCGTCTGAGGGCGTTGAGCTGGATCTCTTCGCGAAGGCGTTTGTGTTCACGGATGAAGCAGGAGCACGGTTTGCGCTGGTGACGATGGATTTGATCGGCGTGCCACGAAATCTGCGTCTCGCCGTGGCCGAGCGTGTGAAGAAGGAGCACGGGATCGAACCGGCAAACCTCGCCATCAACGCCTCGCACACGCATAGCGGGCCGGAACTGCGCACGAGCAAGATTTTCGGCGCGGATGACGTGGCGTTGCGCGAGAAGGAGGCCGCCGAATACACGGCGAAGCTGGAGGACACGATAGTGCGGCTGATTGGCGATGTGCTGCAGAAATCCGTGCCCGCGCATCTCGATTACAGCACCGCACGCTGTGGCGTGTCGATGAATCGCCGCACGCCGGATGGCAAAGGCGGCTGGAGCAATTTCCCGAATCCCAACGGCCCGGTGGATCAAACCGTGCCGGTGTTGAAGGCCACAAGTGGCGAAGGCAAAGAGATCGCCGTCATCTTTGGCTATTCATGCCACTGCACGACGCTCGGTCATCAGAAGTTCAGCGGCGACTACGCCGGTTACGCGCAACAGGCGCTGGAACAGGCCCACCCCGATGCCGTGGCGATGTTTGCGAACGGTTGCAGCGGCGATCAGAACCCCTACCCGCGCCGCACGATGGAACTCGCGCAGACACACGGCAGATCACTCGCCACATCGGTCGAAGCCGCGCTCACGACGAACATGAAGCGTCTCACCGGCCCCATCCGCGCTGCGTATCGCGAGATCCCGCTGGCCTACGACAAGCTGCCGACGAAGGAACAGCTTCTCGAAGAACAGAAGTCCACCAACAAGTGGCAGGCCACGCATGCCACACGTGTGTTGCAGCGCATCGAGCAGGAAGGTCCGCTACCAGCGACTTATCCGTATCCCGTGCAGGTTGTCCGCCTCGGCAACGACCTCACCTGGGTCACGCTCGGCGGCGAGGTCGTCGTCGATTACTCGCTGCGGCTCAAACAGGACATCAAGGATCCCATCGTGTGGGTCAGCGGCTACACCAATGACGTCATGGCCTACATCCCCAGCCTCCGCATCTGGCAGGAAGGCGGCTATGAAGGCGGCGGCGCGATGATCTATGGAACACACCCGACGCGCTGGAGCGACAAGACGGAGACACATATCATTGGCACGGTGATGGAGTTGCGGAAGAACATTGAATAA
- a CDS encoding PQQ-binding-like beta-propeller repeat protein yields the protein MKHLCLFILLLNCLAHGQDWPRWRGPNADGRWNPTDIPTDFAKKEPERLWKTEIGAGFGGVTVSGGLVYVMDRLKTPKEVERVLCFDAETGKEVWQQSWEMSYGSMDYGTGPRASVNILDGKAYALGATGAALCLDAKTGKVLWQVNTVETYGAKIPTWGFAASPVVDGNRVLLHVGAKNGSVIALDKSSGKEVWRGGSDPAGYCTPGIITHAGTRQLIAWGPEHVQSLNPDSGAVNWTYPYKITYGVSIAQPLYHDGVLLVSGYWHGSKAFRLGTGVELLWENETEICGLMSAPLFKDGIVYMLDKKRGLQAFELKTGKILWSDDNTLTPKDSNPQMSLVWMDEAINLAALLNASGELVYVTLKPEKREELARWQIIGKTWAHPAFAGNRVFARNDKELVAWRLW from the coding sequence ATGAAGCACCTCTGTTTGTTCATCCTGCTGCTCAATTGCCTCGCCCACGGCCAAGACTGGCCCCGCTGGCGCGGTCCGAATGCGGACGGGCGATGGAATCCAACGGATATTCCGACCGATTTCGCGAAGAAGGAACCGGAGCGGCTGTGGAAAACCGAGATTGGGGCCGGATTCGGCGGCGTGACGGTCAGTGGCGGGCTGGTTTATGTGATGGACCGCCTCAAAACCCCGAAGGAGGTCGAACGCGTGCTGTGCTTCGATGCGGAAACCGGCAAGGAAGTCTGGCAACAGAGCTGGGAGATGAGCTACGGCAGCATGGACTATGGAACCGGGCCACGTGCTTCGGTGAACATCCTGGATGGCAAGGCGTATGCGCTCGGAGCGACGGGTGCGGCTTTGTGTCTCGATGCGAAGACCGGCAAGGTGCTCTGGCAGGTGAATACGGTTGAAACCTATGGTGCCAAGATTCCGACCTGGGGCTTTGCGGCATCGCCCGTGGTCGATGGGAATCGCGTGTTGCTCCATGTCGGCGCGAAGAACGGCTCCGTCATCGCTTTGGACAAAAGCAGCGGCAAGGAAGTCTGGCGCGGCGGGTCTGATCCGGCGGGTTACTGCACGCCGGGGATCATCACGCATGCCGGAACGCGTCAGCTCATCGCCTGGGGGCCAGAGCATGTGCAGAGCCTCAATCCCGACAGCGGGGCGGTGAACTGGACTTATCCGTACAAGATCACCTATGGCGTCAGCATCGCGCAGCCGTTGTATCATGACGGTGTGCTGCTGGTGTCCGGCTACTGGCATGGCTCGAAGGCGTTCCGGCTCGGAACGGGTGTTGAATTGCTCTGGGAGAATGAAACGGAGATATGCGGCCTCATGTCGGCCCCGCTGTTCAAAGACGGCATCGTTTACATGCTCGACAAGAAGCGCGGCCTGCAAGCCTTCGAGCTGAAGACCGGCAAGATTCTCTGGAGCGATGACAACACGCTCACGCCGAAGGACAGCAACCCGCAGATGAGCCTCGTATGGATGGATGAAGCGATAAACCTCGCCGCGCTGCTCAATGCGAGCGGAGAACTCGTCTATGTGACGCTCAAACCAGAAAAGCGCGAGGAACTGGCCCGCTGGCAGATCATCGGCAAAACCTGGGCGCATCCCGCCTTCGCTGGAAACCGAGTATTTGCGCGCAACGATAAAGAACTGGTGGCTTGGCGGCTTTGGTAG
- a CDS encoding prepilin-type N-terminal cleavage/methylation domain-containing protein gives MKTPHSKRKSRGGFTLVEVAVAMGITAGVLTILTCMMGALTRDVRRLKPYEAWRRPAFVGKSDSSSSSTSSTTTDDTGSTQTPTHTLPDENLNPGSRPDETSIPPDPDDPEADPPKSDDKTSTEDSDSPPST, from the coding sequence ATGAAAACACCGCATTCCAAACGCAAGAGCAGAGGCGGCTTCACACTGGTGGAGGTCGCCGTCGCCATGGGCATCACCGCCGGAGTGCTGACCATCCTGACCTGCATGATGGGCGCCCTGACGCGGGACGTGCGCCGTTTGAAACCCTACGAGGCATGGCGGCGGCCCGCGTTTGTGGGAAAGTCGGACAGCAGCTCCTCCAGCACCAGTTCCACCACCACGGACGACACCGGCAGCACCCAGACGCCCACCCACACGCTCCCGGATGAAAACCTCAATCCCGGCAGCCGCCCGGATGAAACCAGCATCCCGCCCGATCCTGACGATCCCGAGGCTGATCCGCCGAAAAGCGACGACAAAACCTCCACTGAAGACTCTGACAGCCCGCCTTCCACCTGA
- a CDS encoding PIN domain-containing protein — MTFLVDANVLSEPTKPRFEQRVIDWLTENDAEIVVDPVVMGEIWEGIVALDAGKKQRDLMQWFTELRASVLCLDWTLDTAVAWAELRDDVRRRGFTVPIKDTLIAATAKQHGLTVATRNVDDFIRCGVPVLNPFSDVRRN, encoded by the coding sequence ATGACTTTCCTCGTCGATGCCAATGTCCTCTCGGAGCCGACGAAACCTCGTTTCGAGCAGAGAGTCATCGACTGGCTGACCGAGAACGATGCAGAGATCGTCGTGGACCCGGTGGTCATGGGTGAAATTTGGGAGGGCATCGTGGCCCTCGACGCTGGCAAGAAGCAACGCGATCTGATGCAATGGTTCACCGAATTGCGCGCCAGCGTCCTGTGCCTCGACTGGACTCTCGACACTGCCGTCGCGTGGGCGGAGCTGCGTGACGATGTGCGGCGGCGGGGCTTCACCGTTCCTATCAAAGACACCCTCATCGCCGCTACGGCGAAGCAGCATGGTCTCACCGTTGCCACCCGGAATGTCGATGATTTCATCCGGTGTGGCGTGCCGGTGTTGAATCCCTTCTCTGACGTGCGGAGGAATTGA